The Huiozyma naganishii CBS 8797 chromosome 9, complete genome nucleotide sequence CGAAACGGTGCTAAAGGCACTATCATTGCTATTCACGTTTCTTCACCTGAAAATCTTGGAGTGCAACAAAATGTCATAcccatttttcaaagaagtCGATGTCTTATTGAAGCATTGGGaggatttgaaaaatgtagGCCAATATGTGAAATACTCTGGGGCATTGATAGCTAGCGAGTTTAGTAAATTGATGCTTAGAATTCTGCATAGGTTACATGCATATTTattacaacaacagaatAAACAGCCTCATTTTAAAGATAATGTGCATTCCCAAAAGTGGCTTACAgagttctttgaaaatttaggatcaatgaaaaaaagacTCAACAGGTTCTCTATCATTTTGACTAAAGCATTTCAAAACGCTGTAATTTATAACGTCAAAGACGCTTCCAAAATGACACAGCTGCTTCATCACtttggatattttctgATTTACTCTGGAGATGATGTTAAAATGGATGGAAAATACGTCTTCGGAAGCCCAGAATTACTGGGCTCAAGTTCACAGGAAATTATAAATATTCTTGAAAATCACGATATCGGATCTGATATAATACCAAGGTTACAGATTGAGAATAGTCTTATTCTTTACAACGCAACAAGCCCCATCCTCGAAGGGTTTTTTCCAGGGGATAAAAAATTTAGAGGGAACGGATCGCAATCAAAGCTTAGTTCGACCAGTGGCACATCTAAGAATTCAAAGTTTCATCCCTTACCTCATTTTGAAGACCTCAGTGCCCTCCAAAAAGAACTGGGGGATATTGAGGCAAGATTACAGTCCTTAGGTCATCTGATCATATTCTGTATTGAGGATCCCATACTTTGGAAAGGACCTGTTGTTAGTTTTTCAGGCATTCGTCTGGGTAGCTTTCATGCTGGCATGAAGCCCGGTACTATGATTTTGATGAATCAAGGATCTAACATAGCTCTTTCGTGTCAAAGCTCCACATTTGAAAGGTCGCAGTGTGTTTTCTTTATGGAAAGACGATGTTCCCTTAAATCAGTTGAAAGTAATCTCCAGCGAATTAACAAGGCCTATTTTAGGTTGGCTTATACTGTACTGAGTAATGTTGATAAAACAGTGGCTAAGTTCCGCTCTATTAGCTGTGCCAATGATCCGGTAAACAGTATCTTCGTCTTCACAAAGGATTTCGGGCTGAATTTTCTGAAGACTAACGTTGCTGATCCCGAAAAGAAGTCTATTCTTGTACACCTCATGGTTCAAATGAGCATTAAATGGCTGACGTTTCTAGTAAATGATTGTGATGTTTTCGATGAAAGGACATTTAGATGGTGTATTCCTGCTCTGGAATATGCCGTTCGTGTCTTAGACGGGTTAAATGTTTTGATTTTAGACGAGGATGAGTTTCGGCTACtcaagaaaagaatagCAAGCTGTATGTCTTTACTCATCTCTCATTTTGATGTGATGGGAGCAAGGACTTTTGAGACAGCAAAAAAACTACATCAGCCCAGATCAGACAAATTTGAAGCCGAACACAAGGTtgacgatgatgaagtCATGTTAGGTCTGAATTCGCAGGTTCGTGTCAGTGCAATTGTAGCAATGGAGCAAGCGAATGCAAGTAGAAATACTTTTAAGATAGGGCACGTTGTAGACGATGCAGACGAGGATAATCGTTTTATCCTATCACTTGTGTCGTCTCTTTCAAATGTTTCGATCAGATGGCAAAAGCGCGACTTTGTCGGTAGCGGCAACTTTGGTACAGTGTTTTCTGCTGTGAACCTAGACACGGGCGACATATTGGCTGTTAAGGAGATCAAGCTTCATAATGTAAAGAAAATGGAGCGCATTTACTCGTGCATTAAGGAGGAGATCGAGATTATGGAGAGGTTAAATCATCCGAACGTCATCAATTGCTACGGAGTGGAGGTCCATCGGGATAAACTAAACATTTTCATGGATTACTGTGAAGGTGGATCACTAAGCAGTTTGTTGGATCACGGACGaattgaagatgaagttgTAACCCAAGTGTACTCCTTAGAGCTACTAGAAGGTTTGGCGTACCTCCACAGGTCTGGAGTAGTTCATCAAGACATTAAACCACAAAATATCTTGCTCAATCATAACGGTTTGATCAAGTATGTCGATTTTGGCACTGCAAGGAAAATCACTGCTAATGAGAGTGCGTCAGTCAATTTGGATGGGAAAGTGTTGACTCCTCCCCCGGCATCCGGTGGCACCGATAAAAAATTTGATACAACAGTCAGGGACATGATCGGGACCCCAATGTACATGGCGCCGGAAGTAGTGAGTGGGTCAGATAGGAGCGGTTGCTACGAATCCGGAGATATATGGTCGCTTGGTTGCGTGATACTAGAGATGGTAACGGGCAAGAGTCCCTGGTGGAATCTAGAAAACGAATGGGCTATAATGTACCATGTGGCTGCAGGCCACACCCCACCATTACCGAGCGAGAATGAGATCTCTGATTTGGGTAGGGAGTTCTTGGAACGAATGTTGGTGGCCGATCCGAAGAAAAGGGCCACGGCGGTCGAACTGCTGGTAGATCCCTGGATTGTGCAGATCAGGGAACTGGCGTTCAAACCGAATGAGGAAACGTAAAACTCGTCTTGGTTTAAATTGGAAGAGACAGCCCAAGGACGTACTATGCTATGCATTGACCAATCCTCGGCCCACAGCTGAAGAAGCGTCTCTACCGGGGACTCCTGTGCGTCGGACACACTAAACGGCTGCGAAGCACGTGACCCGATTCTTGTTCAGATTTTGctcgaaaattttcaagtCTGAAATattttgcgatgagatgagatgagatgcGGTTGTTGGTAGTTGCGGTTGACTTGGATCAGAAAGCGGAACAGCACGACGACACTAATCACTACAACACATGTCTACGTTAATTCCACCTCAGtcaaagaaacagaaaagagagGCGCAGAAGCCGAGGGAGGCTAAGATCATCCCCGATAACCTACCGAATGTGTCCATACGGCTGCAGGCCTTAGACTCCGGTGAGAATGTCGGTGGGGCGCTAAGAGTGCCCGGTGGGATCACCGAGAAACAGTTGGAGGAATTGTTGAATCAATTGAACGGTACTGGTGATGACCCTGTTCCTTACACGTTTAGCTGTGACATTCCTGGGAAACAGCAGAAAACTGTTGATATCACGGACAACCTGTACAGCGCGGTCTTGAAACCAGAGTACTATTCAACGGAGGACACCATCACATTGATGTTTACTCCGAGGGCTATCTTCAAAGTTAAACCCGTGACGAGGTCAGCTTCTGCGATTGCAGGGCACGGTTCCACGATCCTGTGTTCGGCGTTTGCTCCAGacaccagcagcagaatGGTAACAGGTGCCGGTGACAACACGGCTCGTATCTGGGACTGTGACACACAGACACCGCTAGCCACCCTTGAGGGACACTCGAACTGGGTGCTCTGCGTGTCGTGGTCTCCTGACGGCGAGGTTATCGCTACTGGGTCCATGGATAGCACGATCAGGTTATGGGAATCGACGAAGGGGAAACCTGTCGGTGGTGGTAAcggttcctcctctgcttTAAAGGGCCATATGAAATGGATCACGTCCCTGTCGTGGGAACCGCTCCATCTGGTGCCGGACGGTGCGAAACCGCGGTTGGCGTCTGCCTCTAAGGATGGGACGATCAAGATCTGGGACACGGCAAGAAGAGTATGTTTGTACACGCTGAGTGGGCACTCTAACTCAGTTGCATGTGTCAAATGGGGTGGCGAGGGCCTGTTATATTCCGGTTCCCACGATAAGACGGTTAGAGTGTGGGATATGAATAGTGCTACAGTCGGCAAGTGCATCAGTATCTTGAAAAACCATGCCCATTGGGTCAATCACTTGTCTTTATCGACCGACTATGCCTTGAGGATTGGACCCTTTGACCACACTGGTGTAAAACCAAGCACACCAGCGGAGGCGAAGAGAAGGGCGCAGGCCAATTACGATAAAGTCGCCAAGCGGAACGGGTCTGCAGAGGAACTGATGGTCACGGCAAGTGACGACTTCACAATGTTTTTGTGGaacccaaaaaaattaacGAAACCGCTCGCAAGAATGACGGGCCATCAGAAACTGGTCAACCACGTTGCCTTCAGCCCTGATGGCAGATACATCGTTTCGGCGTCCTTTGACAACTCGATCAAACTATGGGACGGAAGAGACGGGAAGTTTCTATCCACGTTCAGGGGCCACGTCGCCAGTGTATACCAAGTAGCATGGTCGTCGGATTGCAGGCTGCTCGTATCCTGTTCTAAGGACactactttgaaagtttgGGATGTCAGAACAAGGAAGTTGTCTGTTGATCTCCCCGGCCACCAGGACGAAGTATTCACTGTCGATTGGAGCGTGGACGGTAAACGGGTGTGCAGCGGTGGTAAGGACAAGATGGTGAGGATATGGACCCACTGATCCGGTTGTCACAGAGCAAATTAGACATTCCTCCATGTATATTCTCCTACGATGGCATATTCTGCAACTGCGTGCACCtagtaaagaaaagaaataaaactTATGTACATGTTTATGTTATAGAAAACTAACACACTCTCGCATTTAGGAACACCTTTTCGATTTTAGTGTCACTTCCTCGTTTCGTGGAGACAGCGATTTGCCATCTACGATGGTTTTTCTGTTAATAGATGTGTCTTTAATGCATTGTTTTGGGAAAGTTTCAAAGCAAAAATAATTGGTTATTATCGACTTCGAAGACGAGCGGAGTTcgaggaggaacaggaaGTCCGTTTGCTACATTGGCGTCTCCACAAGGTACCAAGGGAGTGTACGTTACAAAGATAATTGATGTGGGTGAATACAGGTACAAGATGTGCTGCAGCTCATTGCAGGAGAAGGTGTTTATCAGCGGTGGTGTCTTCTTTTGTTAAGAAACCGGCACTGCTGTTCCCAGCGTTGAATGAGGTTGCGCAAGAGGATCTTATTACAGCAAGTGATCGTTTCGGCAAGGGTACTTACTTCATTGAGAGAAGCGAGACAGGTAACCTCCCTGTTTATTCGGATTACAAAGGTGGCGGAAACAAAGTTATAACCGAGATCAGGAAGATACGAGGTGACGCAGTGCAGTTGCGGAACGACTTACAGCCGTTGCTGCCGTTCATCCCGCTGGAAAACTGGCGAGTGGCCATGCAGTCCAAGAAGATTATCATCAAGGGAGATTACGTGAAGCAGGTCAAGCGCGTGCTCTCCAAAGTGATATGATTGTGTATAGAACGTCATGCCCGACCCTGTAAATAGTTAGCTACGTAATGTGTTAGAGGAAAGAACAAGTGGCCAGCCACTTGACAATTGTACTCCCTTTATATTTAATCCTTATAGGGAGCTTATCTCGTCATTTGCGGTGGAACACGCCCCCACTCCGTACAAAACCCCCACCAATTGTACCCGACACATGTGGAAGTAGTTGCTGTGGCAGTTGTTGTACTCGTTGTGCTTGTGCTTGTGCTTGTGCTTGTGCTTGTGCTGGAGCTTGTGCTGCTGGGGTCTTCGTCACGGTTTCGCCAGAAATTCCAATTGTAGCAGTCCACGCAGGGCTCTGGTTCTTCACAGAGTGCTACCTCCTCGTAGTCGTCCAGTATTTTATCTATAACAGTGTGTATCTTGTGGTTTAGAATGTTTACGTGCCATCCTTTGTCCTTGACGACGTCGTAAATGCACACTTTCCCTGTGTGGCACGCCGTCTCCATGGCGTACCCAGCGATAGAACAGGTCGAGCTTGCCCCATTACAGGTGCCCATGAAGATCGGATCCGCAGTGTGGCCAAAATGCCACACACCTTCCAAATGGCTGGGCAGGCCTGGTGGGAAGGGTAGATGCAGTCTTTTGGCAGCTAATAGTTCACCGGGAGCCTCAAAAGTAACAGCAGGTTGTCCGAACGTCCTCGCTAAAAGACTCGCAAGCGCACCACCTAGAGAGTGGCCCGTCAGCCAGATAGTGGCGTTCGGGTACTGCAGGTACACGTCCCGGTATATTTCGCTTACCGCAGAGTAGTATCGGTCCTTGCGCCGTAACTCTGCCTCGACGCAGGACTCGTCGCATGTCAGAGATTTGATGTAACAGCCACACACCGTGGCCCACAGGTAGCTCACCCTAGCGCAACAGCACGAGAAGAGCAAGTTGTCGTTCAGTTTGTCGCTCGCTGTAGTCTCATCCTCCCCTGAGCCCGGTAATCCCTGGGCACTGGTGCCCTTGATGGAAAGCACCACGGTGTTTTCCACCTCATTATAGAATATGTGTCCCCTCAGCCCCTCCCCGTCCCAACCAAAGTTGGGCGATTCTGTTTCATTCCATGGGGTGGTCAGGTTCCTCCACTTGCCCGTGTGCGGGATCTGCACGTACGCGTTCGAGGACATCAACGCGAGTGAAATCACCGTGTCCTTGTCCGAGATATCTGGTGCAACCACATCATCCTCCACAGTCCAGTGACGCAGTATATCTACATCATCAGCGTTGCCGTGcacagaggaagaaagaagtTCCGGGTCTCTTTCCCGAGGCCTCGCCATCTGTATCAGCGACGACTTCAACTTGAACCTGAAAGCAAACGGGTTATCCGTCTGAAATTTGGCACTAGACGTCCACTCGGTATAGTCCCTTCCGTCGTTATCGTCTTCCGAATCAGCATcagcggcagcggcagTACGCAGCATTCGGTACATCGCACCGGCCTCCTGCACAAAGTTATCGGTAACATCGAGCCTCTGGTGCATTTGATACCATTCATGAACACCGTGTCGATAAATATGCGTCAGTTTAAACACACCTGGTGCTGTAGCGGTTTCGTCTGCCACAATTAAGGGTCCCCTATCTCGACGGTTTACTGCATAAACCCACCACAAAACACCACAAAAAGCTGCCAAAAGAACGGATCGCAGCCCAGCAAACCGCTTGGAGCCATCAAAGACACTCCCCATATTCGTCACAGTAAGGGTTCCCTCGAGCAGCAGCCTCAGATTCCGTAAACTGTGCAAAAACCCGGTGACTCGCTGCATCTTTTAAGAAGAGACCTCTTCAAATTTCGATATAAAAACATCAAAAGTGAaatctgttgaagttgagCAACTTCTCGACGGCAGTTGAAGGCTGAGAAGATCTACAACGACAAGGACAACGACCACCACTCCAGTGGACGGCGCGGCTACTGCACAGGTTTTTTTACGCTAGCTATGAAGTTTGCGAGTGCGGATTACTCCGTTGGGTACCCCATGTACGGTGCCACTTTCTTGAGCGACGACGTGCTGCTCGTTACGGGCGGTGGGGACGCTGACTCTGGTTCCCCGTTGACGAAACTGACTGCGTTGCGGGTGGACCttaaaaagaagaaagtgatgaAGCGGTTTAGGGAGATCACGTTGGAGCAGAAGGACAATTCTGCGACTGCACTGGACTCTGCGTTTGTCGCGCACGGCGGGGCGGTCACGAACCTTATTCTGCTCGGGTGCAACGAAACGGTGCCCCTCGGCGAACCGAACCACCATCTGCGGaaattcttcttcgagaatGCGCACTTGAAGTACGAATCCTGTGCGGACTTCAACAGGTCCAGTGAGTTGAGCGAGTACACGAAACTTGTTCGGCTTTGCAAGGATGGCTCTGTCGCGGCAATTGCGTCCTCCAAACTGCCCACCACTGTCAGGATTATCGATCCGGTCACGATGGTTGAAAGGTACGAGATTGAAACGGGGAGAGACGTGAGAGATCTATGTTTTTCACCGGATGGGAAGGTCGTTGCGTACGTGACAGAGACGTCCCTAGAGGTGATCTCCATCGTCACCGGTAGGTTTATCATCAGAAAGACTGACTTTGACGCTAACCAGATTCTGTCAAAGGTTaactttttgaacaatGACACCATCTTGGTTGCCGCAAGTTTAATTAAGGACAAGCTTGGCGTTGTCTTGAGCGTAGTTTCGATAAAGAGCAAAGAGGTTTCGATATTGAAGAGCAAGACTATTAAGGGTAACTTTAAGGGGATCACCTCGATGGACGTGGATAACAAGGGCGAGCTGGCCGTACTGGCTGTGAGCGGGAGTTCTCTGTTGGTCATCAAATTGAAAGACTTgtcaactttgaaagttttcaaaTCAGTTCATCAGTTGGAAATCACCAAAGTAAGATTCTCCCCCAATTCTCGGATGATTGCCACTGTTTCCCCGGACAAAAACGTGCACTTGGTTGTGATTCCAGAGGGGCTCGCGAAATCAACGTCATTTGGCCATAAACTGCTAAAGGTGCTACTAAATCTATTCTTTGCTATTGGGATTGTTGCCGTATCGTATTTTGTGCACAAATACGACCTACACTCAAAATCATACAAATACTTAAATGAGAAGTATTTCACCAAACCAGACGTGTCCGGTTACTTCCACATGAATGATAGAATGACAACCACTACCGACATTTTTGATGATATAATACGCATCAACACACTAACGAGGCCGGTAGACACGCCATCGCATTATACGAGACAATATCACGACGCTTACTCGAGGGTCGAATCTGTAATCCATAGTGCAATCCCTACCCTTGGACCTCAAACTACTTCCGAGGTATACACAGCATCAAGTACATCCAGTAAGAGCAGTTTCTCTCCCATTGTTAGATATCAATCTGACCTGACAAAAGTAGTGCTTAGCAGTCAAGCAACAAAAAGTAGTCTGTTAACACAAAGTGAAATTCGTATCTCCAGTACTGAAAAGAGGGATACACTACCAAAAACTTCGAGCCCGGTCCAAACGATGTCTTCTAGTTCTGAAACTGTGACTTCTGCCCAGAAATTGACTGAGTCTCAGACCGTTCTCGAAAACATAAAAAGAAGCGTCCCTTCAGCAAGCGTCGATCCTGCTGTGAAGGGAAAGGAGCTTAAGACAATCACTGTTGATGGAGTTGTTTATGAGGTGATGGCAGTTAAAGAAACTGTGCAGGAGGGCGAGCATTTGACTACGGCAGGTGGATTAATTTCTACGACGTCCTTGATAGCAACGAGTTCTACCAGCCTAACTAaaccttcttcttctcataTATTGGAGACCTCCCGTGTCGAATCATCAAACTCACTTCATGCGATATCTGCTAAATCTTCCTTTACCATTTATGAAGAGTTTATGTCCTCTTCGAAATCTTCTCTAACTAGTTCGGTAAATTCTCCTGCTGTTTCAACTACCTCACAATCTTCGTCTGCAGACGTGGACTCGAAACCTTCAACACCAGCTTCAAGCAGCTCTCTTGCTCAAGAGTTGACCTCCAAGGACATTCCTGTTTTGTCATCTCACTATCCCCAGTCAAGCAGAAGCACAACATTAACTGTACTTGAAAAGAGTGAAAATAGTGACGGAGGTTTGAACGTGCTGCCAACAACAAGCGATTCAAATACTATATCCGAGGCACCACTTCAAACAACTCCAACTCTCACAAACACTCTAAAGGGGAACTCAGAACCAGACTCCACATTGGTTACTCATGATTCGGTAACTACCACTCCAATGTCAGCTCCTGTGGTTTTGACGAGGGAAACAACAGCTCCCTCTAGTGCCTCCATGGATTCGACATTGAGCAGTGCTCAGGAATCAAAGAGCGTTGTCGAGCCGGAAGTTTCCTCACATCTGTCCGATGATACACTTCAGGGAATACAGGTGTTAGATACACCACATCAAACTACAACATCCACAGATGTCACTTTAGACAAGTCTGGTTCAAATGATAAGCAAATATTAGAAGAATCCTCGAATGAATCCCATAACATAGCAACCGACAGCATTCTAGATATTGTGGAGGAAAAAGAACCATATGTGACTACGGAAATTCCAGCTGTCATCACACGCGAGGTTACCAATTCGTTTACCTTGACTTCTGTAATCACAAGTATATCTGAAAGTGAAAATTCTTTCACTCCagatattttggaaactgGAAGTAACACAATAGATGTGAAAACATCGGAGAGCGATTTTGTGCCAACCGCCTCAGATACTGATGAGGGTTGGGTAGTGGTGAGCACTCGTGGGATCCCAGCAACTTCACTTGAAGCCCATGGATCATTTGACGCAGAAGAGAAACCAGTTTTTGCAACTTCCTTGGGCGTCGCATTGGTTTCAACTGACATTTCAGCAGCACCAACTTCCATAGCAAGTCCAGAAAACACCACTAAAGCGttaacttcaaaaacaaagCCAACACCAGATTTTACATATATGCCTTCAGAAACAGCTGGCCTTGATCAAGGAGAGGTTTTGGAAACATATGTTCAAACTGTCAGCACGGAGAATTTAGTCGATGAACAACCTTTTGTAGGTTCTGAACCGGCCATTGAAACAACTCTTTTTTGATTAGATAAATGGCACTTTACCAACGGCCTTATAAAGACAGACGAATACAAGCATACTTGTCCGTTTTCTTATGTAACATATATCAATATGATAGTTAGAAATGAAGCCACGATTATGCGAAAGTACGAATACGGTACTACATGATAAGTTTACGAAATGTTCATATCAGGGTTTTGTCCAGATTTGGATTCAATGGAAGGAGTTTCGGTATCTAGTGGTGTTTTTACGGCCGATTGTGCATCTTCCAAAGCCAGCACAGCTGTTGATGAAGCTACATTACTTTCAGGTTGGGGTATAAGTGTCTGATAATCTTCGCTCACGGGGGCATCACTTCTTTTATCGGAATCTCTTTCTTCGGTAGCTTTGTCCTGCATCTTACTCTTAGCTTCCTTGATCAACGTTTGGAACATCCGTCTAAACAGTCTGATCCAACTTTTCCGTTTGAATT carries:
- the SSK22 gene encoding mitogen-activated protein kinase kinase kinase SSK22 (similar to Saccharomyces cerevisiae SSK22 (YCR073C) and SSK2 (YNR031C); ancestral locus Anc_6.341), with product MSEQDYFSLDSPREHAVDHWAGPTDRERLGPESLQKSVLIEGQGASSNKGAGSPKLQSPRRPESHHTSFSDYPHSGHAVRPVTMSRFSSTPGVSSLHHKILTHKDGTTRRPLTNTLMTQLERGQLPPYTAERSKIRSKSLVVPSGRETRKTISLELDPSSPTLIHFSPLSREALFNYRRSSTSNPTTPKGIQYIIPSSQCATETWSPLTSIPSSRSSSIRPDSASSIGTFPTVKKQYILNEQLYLSKLKSSIPDDDYYTRRITPGAYLNVDTDDDQGEHLEYPLELNTAVNGNEDFTSTGSIVTPHAEETHFLHPDFIKQRLNSLQYSDSETTTGDILDSDMSGLITDSRVSRRIEWQRLLTSVLRGDIVKSEKTKIIKENIGTNFGKHYGYDLWLDLRAWLSGKSSAQLSQNLIVLRKLSDDIIVEILNFRVPKEIAGDRVLIVDELKNLMNKYYKILGYWPNIRDMAKDKPVITSLELTETIDTINNWLNLRTGFLHVTKHLKQWTNGGNSNFDESYELTISTALVGQLIKEKDIEKIFEKKVFSQLAPWLAKGKIFCLNYQNIMAKMNLTCDYKWIEELLLFPMRLLKEVILLRIVYAEKIKTPTMMMVDQTIENLTSYIKLAVQLKYTLVEYTTDLPFHIPFDPDFDETVLKALSLLFTFLHLKILECNKMSYPFFKEVDVLLKHWEDLKNVGQYVKYSGALIASEFSKLMLRILHRLHAYLLQQQNKQPHFKDNVHSQKWLTEFFENLGSMKKRLNRFSIILTKAFQNAVIYNVKDASKMTQLLHHFGYFLIYSGDDVKMDGKYVFGSPELLGSSSQEIINILENHDIGSDIIPRLQIENSLILYNATSPILEGFFPGDKKFRGNGSQSKLSSTSGTSKNSKFHPLPHFEDLSALQKELGDIEARLQSLGHLIIFCIEDPILWKGPVVSFSGIRLGSFHAGMKPGTMILMNQGSNIALSCQSSTFERSQCVFFMERRCSLKSVESNLQRINKAYFRLAYTVLSNVDKTVAKFRSISCANDPVNSIFVFTKDFGLNFLKTNVADPEKKSILVHLMVQMSIKWLTFLVNDCDVFDERTFRWCIPALEYAVRVLDGLNVLILDEDEFRLLKKRIASCMSLLISHFDVMGARTFETAKKLHQPRSDKFEAEHKVDDDEVMLGLNSQVRVSAIVAMEQANASRNTFKIGHVVDDADEDNRFILSLVSSLSNVSIRWQKRDFVGSGNFGTVFSAVNLDTGDILAVKEIKLHNVKKMERIYSCIKEEIEIMERLNHPNVINCYGVEVHRDKLNIFMDYCEGGSLSSLLDHGRIEDEVVTQVYSLELLEGLAYLHRSGVVHQDIKPQNILLNHNGLIKYVDFGTARKITANESASVNLDGKVLTPPPASGGTDKKFDTTVRDMIGTPMYMAPEVVSGSDRSGCYESGDIWSLGCVILEMVTGKSPWWNLENEWAIMYHVAAGHTPPLPSENEISDLGREFLERMLVADPKKRATAVELLVDPWIVQIRELAFKPNEET
- the RSA4 gene encoding Rsa4p (similar to Saccharomyces cerevisiae RSA4 (YCR072C); ancestral locus Anc_6.340) — protein: MSTLIPPQSKKQKREAQKPREAKIIPDNLPNVSIRLQALDSGENVGGALRVPGGITEKQLEELLNQLNGTGDDPVPYTFSCDIPGKQQKTVDITDNLYSAVLKPEYYSTEDTITLMFTPRAIFKVKPVTRSASAIAGHGSTILCSAFAPDTSSRMVTGAGDNTARIWDCDTQTPLATLEGHSNWVLCVSWSPDGEVIATGSMDSTIRLWESTKGKPVGGGNGSSSALKGHMKWITSLSWEPLHLVPDGAKPRLASASKDGTIKIWDTARRVCLYTLSGHSNSVACVKWGGEGLLYSGSHDKTVRVWDMNSATVGKCISILKNHAHWVNHLSLSTDYALRIGPFDHTGVKPSTPAEAKRRAQANYDKVAKRNGSAEELMVTASDDFTMFLWNPKKLTKPLARMTGHQKLVNHVAFSPDGRYIVSASFDNSIKLWDGRDGKFLSTFRGHVASVYQVAWSSDCRLLVSCSKDTTLKVWDVRTRKLSVDLPGHQDEVFTVDWSVDGKRVCSGGKDKMVRIWTH
- the IMG2 gene encoding mitochondrial 54S ribosomal protein mL49 (similar to Saccharomyces cerevisiae IMG2 (YCR071C); ancestral locus Anc_6.339) → MWVNTGTRCAAAHCRRRCLSAVVSSFVKKPALLFPALNEVAQEDLITASDRFGKGTYFIERSETGNLPVYSDYKGGGNKVITEIRKIRGDAVQLRNDLQPLLPFIPLENWRVAMQSKKIIIKGDYVKQVKRVLSKVI
- the ATG15 gene encoding triglyceride lipase ATG15 (similar to Saccharomyces cerevisiae ATG15 (YCR068W); ancestral locus Anc_6.335) encodes the protein MGSVFDGSKRFAGLRSVLLAAFCGVLWWVYAVNRRDRGPLIVADETATAPGVFKLTHIYRHGVHEWYQMHQRLDVTDNFVQEAGAMYRMLRTAAAADADSEDDNDGRDYTEWTSSAKFQTDNPFAFRFKLKSSLIQMARPRERDPELLSSSVHGNADDVDILRHWTVEDDVVAPDISDKDTVISLALMSSNAYVQIPHTGKWRNLTTPWNETESPNFGWDGEGLRGHIFYNEVENTVVLSIKGTSAQGLPGSGEDETTASDKLNDNLLFSCCCARVSYLWATVCGCYIKSLTCDESCVEAELRRKDRYYSAVSEIYRDVYLQYPNATIWLTGHSLGGALASLLARTFGQPAVTFEAPGELLAAKRLHLPFPPGLPSHLEGVWHFGHTADPIFMGTCNGASSTCSIAGYAMETACHTGKVCIYDVVKDKGWHVNILNHKIHTVIDKILDDYEEVALCEEPEPCVDCYNWNFWRNRDEDPSSTSSSTSTSTSTSTSTTSTTTATATTSTCVGYNWWGFCTEWGRVPPQMTR
- the SED4 gene encoding GTPase-activating protein SED4 (similar to Saccharomyces cerevisiae SED4 (YCR067C) and SEC12 (YNR026C); ancestral locus Anc_6.333) — its product is MKFASADYSVGYPMYGATFLSDDVLLVTGGGDADSGSPLTKLTALRVDLKKKKVMKRFREITLEQKDNSATALDSAFVAHGGAVTNLILLGCNETVPLGEPNHHLRKFFFENAHLKYESCADFNRSSELSEYTKLVRLCKDGSVAAIASSKLPTTVRIIDPVTMVERYEIETGRDVRDLCFSPDGKVVAYVTETSLEVISIVTGRFIIRKTDFDANQILSKVNFLNNDTILVAASLIKDKLGVVLSVVSIKSKEVSILKSKTIKGNFKGITSMDVDNKGELAVLAVSGSSLLVIKLKDLSTLKVFKSVHQLEITKVRFSPNSRMIATVSPDKNVHLVVIPEGLAKSTSFGHKLLKVLLNLFFAIGIVAVSYFVHKYDLHSKSYKYLNEKYFTKPDVSGYFHMNDRMTTTTDIFDDIIRINTLTRPVDTPSHYTRQYHDAYSRVESVIHSAIPTLGPQTTSEVYTASSTSSKSSFSPIVRYQSDLTKVVLSSQATKSSLLTQSEIRISSTEKRDTLPKTSSPVQTMSSSSETVTSAQKLTESQTVLENIKRSVPSASVDPAVKGKELKTITVDGVVYEVMAVKETVQEGEHLTTAGGLISTTSLIATSSTSLTKPSSSHILETSRVESSNSLHAISAKSSFTIYEEFMSSSKSSLTSSVNSPAVSTTSQSSSADVDSKPSTPASSSSLAQELTSKDIPVLSSHYPQSSRSTTLTVLEKSENSDGGLNVLPTTSDSNTISEAPLQTTPTLTNTLKGNSEPDSTLVTHDSVTTTPMSAPVVLTRETTAPSSASMDSTLSSAQESKSVVEPEVSSHLSDDTLQGIQVLDTPHQTTTSTDVTLDKSGSNDKQILEESSNESHNIATDSILDIVEEKEPYVTTEIPAVITREVTNSFTLTSVITSISESENSFTPDILETGSNTIDVKTSESDFVPTASDTDEGWVVVSTRGIPATSLEAHGSFDAEEKPVFATSLGVALVSTDISAAPTSIASPENTTKALTSKTKPTPDFTYMPSETAGLDQGEVLETYVQTVSTENLVDEQPFVGSEPAIETTLF